A window from Candidatus Hydrogenedentota bacterium encodes these proteins:
- a CDS encoding DUF393 domain-containing protein — translation MATHLLIYDGECPLCRRSVEWVRRMDRRNRLEYVPFSGAPERLAAHPGLWPLDTDRVWLVSPNGRAVSGADALPELLTVTGRFPLLVPVLRNRFMLGLTRLGYRLLAPNRYRLSAWFAGCRHGACDRKDHS, via the coding sequence ATGGCCACGCACCTCCTTATATACGACGGGGAGTGTCCCCTGTGCCGCCGGAGCGTTGAATGGGTCCGGCGGATGGACCGCCGCAACCGTTTGGAGTATGTCCCTTTTTCCGGCGCGCCTGAACGACTGGCGGCGCATCCGGGGCTTTGGCCGCTGGACACGGACCGGGTCTGGCTGGTTTCCCCGAACGGGCGGGCCGTGTCCGGCGCGGACGCGCTGCCGGAACTGTTGACGGTGACAGGGCGCTTTCCCCTGCTGGTGCCGGTGCTTCGAAACCGTTTCATGCTAGGATTGACGCGATTGGGATATCGTCTGCTTGCCCCAAACCGTTACCGGCTTTCCGCATGGTTTGCGGGGTGCCGCCACGGTGCGTGTGACAGAAAGGACCATTCATGA